In Micromonospora sp. LH3U1, one genomic interval encodes:
- a CDS encoding type VII secretion protein EccE: MTQVQVRPARATADPSDVPTRSAPPADRPGRGRVGPVLVGQLVVLELCALGVWAAAAGPSWVFAAVGALAVLIVVAAFARRGGRWWFEDLLLRRRLRRRGERASAALAGGSATDPRLAALAPELSVIELTDRGTRLGIGQDDQGWFAAVALQSVSGATVGSVDASTVDTVLRVLADFSAPVSRAQVVAHTLVWYPAPGAPPAAHRTVWVALRLTVRDARVEAVSRGGGLPGVHRTVAAGIGRLGKALTSAGLAHRPLGREELRAAIVSAAGLDLVPEAPAETWRGLRGGGWTHRCMSLRGRSDAPLGPLVDAITATSAPSHTVAATVSVDGRVAAPLLRVAAMDNHVEALVKVVSEVAQRAGTSTRPMDGQHGPGVYATAPVASALGASTRP, encoded by the coding sequence ATGACACAGGTTCAGGTGCGACCCGCCCGAGCGACCGCGGACCCGTCCGACGTTCCGACGCGGTCGGCGCCCCCGGCCGACCGGCCCGGCCGTGGACGGGTCGGCCCCGTCCTGGTTGGGCAGCTCGTCGTGCTGGAGCTGTGCGCGCTCGGTGTCTGGGCGGCGGCGGCCGGGCCCAGCTGGGTGTTCGCCGCGGTGGGCGCCCTGGCGGTGCTGATCGTTGTTGCCGCCTTCGCCCGGCGAGGTGGCCGATGGTGGTTCGAGGACCTGCTGTTGCGCCGGCGGCTGCGGCGACGCGGCGAGCGCGCGTCGGCCGCGCTGGCTGGTGGCTCGGCGACGGACCCACGGTTGGCCGCGCTCGCCCCCGAGTTGAGCGTCATCGAGTTGACCGACCGGGGCACCCGGCTCGGCATCGGGCAGGACGACCAGGGCTGGTTCGCCGCGGTCGCGCTGCAGTCCGTCAGTGGCGCGACGGTCGGTTCGGTGGACGCCTCCACCGTGGACACCGTGCTGCGGGTGCTCGCGGACTTCAGCGCCCCGGTGTCCCGGGCCCAGGTTGTCGCACACACCCTGGTCTGGTATCCGGCGCCCGGCGCCCCGCCGGCGGCGCACCGGACCGTGTGGGTGGCGCTGCGGCTCACCGTCCGCGACGCCCGGGTGGAGGCGGTGAGCCGGGGCGGCGGGCTGCCCGGCGTGCACCGGACCGTGGCTGCGGGGATCGGCCGGCTCGGCAAGGCGCTCACCTCCGCGGGCCTGGCCCATCGGCCGCTGGGCCGTGAGGAACTGCGGGCGGCGATCGTCTCGGCCGCCGGCCTGGACCTGGTGCCGGAGGCGCCGGCGGAAACCTGGCGAGGGCTGCGCGGCGGCGGTTGGACCCACCGCTGCATGTCCCTGCGGGGCCGTTCGGACGCGCCGCTCGGCCCGCTCGTGGACGCGATCACCGCGACCTCTGCGCCGTCGCACACGGTGGCCGCGACGGTATCGGTGGACGGCCGGGTGGCGGCGCCGCTGTTGCGGGTCGCAGCGATGGACAATCACGTCGAGGCGCTGGTCAAGGTGGTGAGTGAGGTCGCGCAGCGGGCAGGCACGTCCACCCGGCCCATGGACGGTCAACACGGTCCGGGCGTCTACGCCACCGCTCCGGTCGCGTCGGCGCTGGGTGCCTCCACCCGTCCGTGA
- a CDS encoding WXG100 family type VII secretion target has product MSEYTQRYQGSSHQQLYDGVMAGKPEQIEGVAAQWAELKGILDGVGRELSGDLEKLGNTWTGSAGREFHRRLSLIVAHSDALGEGMAGIKQGLTMMADHLRAGQKQAESPEETDDNDKAVSGALKGAATFGLPGAVVMGVLGHQQDKEEQDKAHQRMVNLVAELASGYELSAYDRVVDPPQPDPDTPSTVSKDPTTPQSVSAIARVTSGPNTTDGSAHTGGKTIATPVRAAPTPVVGEGSVPVDNGSGTGGTPAVVTGPDGAGTDSESPGTSLAGADPLIGGALLGGGAVGLAGLSGPTTVTPGAGTGPGLLYGAQGGAPAGGVLRTAALAGSGSTPPPRLVRPVVRPRQRVAPPAGSGAAWTASAAPAAGGRPRPAATPDRAPAAAPGGPGCSAGAADLRTTTPMSG; this is encoded by the coding sequence GTGTCTGAATACACCCAGCGTTACCAGGGCAGCAGCCACCAACAGCTGTACGACGGCGTGATGGCGGGCAAGCCGGAGCAGATCGAGGGCGTAGCCGCCCAGTGGGCAGAGCTCAAGGGAATTCTGGACGGTGTCGGCCGGGAGTTGAGTGGCGACCTCGAGAAGCTCGGCAACACCTGGACAGGTTCGGCAGGTCGGGAGTTCCATCGGCGACTCAGCCTGATCGTCGCCCACTCCGATGCGTTGGGCGAGGGGATGGCCGGCATCAAGCAGGGGCTGACCATGATGGCCGACCACCTGCGCGCCGGCCAGAAGCAGGCCGAGAGCCCGGAGGAGACCGACGACAACGACAAGGCGGTCTCCGGTGCGCTCAAGGGTGCCGCCACTTTCGGTCTGCCCGGCGCTGTCGTCATGGGCGTCCTGGGTCACCAGCAGGACAAGGAAGAGCAGGACAAGGCCCACCAGCGGATGGTGAACCTGGTGGCCGAGTTGGCCTCCGGTTACGAGCTGTCCGCCTATGACCGGGTGGTCGATCCGCCCCAACCTGACCCGGACACTCCGAGCACGGTCAGCAAGGATCCGACGACGCCCCAGAGCGTTTCGGCCATCGCCAGGGTGACCTCAGGGCCCAACACCACCGACGGCAGCGCACACACCGGTGGCAAGACCATTGCGACGCCCGTTCGCGCGGCCCCGACGCCGGTCGTCGGCGAGGGCTCGGTCCCTGTTGACAACGGTTCGGGCACCGGTGGCACGCCTGCTGTCGTCACCGGCCCGGATGGTGCAGGCACCGACTCCGAGTCCCCCGGCACCTCACTCGCCGGTGCGGACCCGCTGATCGGCGGCGCGCTGCTCGGCGGGGGTGCCGTCGGGCTGGCCGGCCTGTCCGGGCCGACCACGGTGACCCCTGGTGCCGGCACCGGTCCGGGTCTGCTCTACGGAGCACAGGGCGGGGCACCGGCCGGCGGAGTGCTGCGCACGGCCGCGCTCGCCGGTTCGGGCAGCACGCCCCCACCTCGGCTCGTCCGACCGGTGGTGCGGCCCCGGCAGAGAGTCGCTCCGCCAGCGGGGTCGGGCGCAGCATGGACGGCCAGCGCGGCACCAGCGGCGGGCGGGCGGCCACGACCGGCGGCAACGCCCGACCGGGCTCCGGCAGCGGCGCCGGGCGGCCCGGGGTGCTCGGCGGGCGCGGCGGACCTCAGGACGACGACTCCGATGAGCGGCTGA
- the eccB gene encoding type VII secretion protein EccB, producing MRTRRDQVQAYRFVTRRIVSALLSGDPETTNLPMRRLGMAVFGSVVAAAVVLGGVGAYGQLTGNAAPLQDQTLVIERETGATYVFMNGQLHPTLNYTSARLILNKSDAVPRTMSQASLRDRPRGVTLGIVGAPDALPDRKSLTGLPWSVCDVPDPVDTKRSSTRVVIDRALPGGTPLGDGAALVAVDDQQYVLTNNTRLQVLGGPRTSTALNLPDAAKLWVGQQLINAVPAGPPLRKPSLPGEGQSSSRDVAGRSSTIGQVFRAAGRHYVLAREGLVSISEITALLMVSDGGRITDITPNQAADSYVEQRVEEEGLPPTMPTFHQTVSGQTVLCATYRAGSAGGPPTTTLEVFDRAPAELTASDPGLVPVRQTRRDAVRTAEAVLLPGGKGVIVQASPGAGTSGSGAAGSTIYLITPQGIRYPLGSAATLGVLGYDGITPLAVPGSLLSLIPTGPTLNYEDALAVFSPEGPAPTVRPSAAPPSPALPSGSTSPAPPSGSATPSGSTPSVRPSGSTPSAPVSSAPPTGGAGGGMPMGSTGADG from the coding sequence ATGCGGACCCGCCGCGATCAGGTGCAGGCGTACCGCTTCGTCACCCGTCGGATCGTCTCCGCGTTGCTGTCGGGCGATCCGGAGACCACCAACCTGCCGATGCGACGGCTCGGCATGGCCGTCTTCGGCAGTGTCGTCGCCGCCGCCGTCGTGCTCGGTGGGGTGGGCGCCTACGGCCAGTTGACCGGAAACGCCGCGCCGCTGCAAGACCAGACCCTGGTCATCGAACGGGAGACCGGCGCGACGTACGTGTTCATGAACGGGCAGCTGCATCCGACGCTCAACTACACCTCGGCCCGCCTGATCCTGAACAAGTCGGATGCGGTGCCGCGGACGATGTCCCAGGCGTCGCTGCGGGACCGACCACGCGGCGTCACCCTCGGCATCGTCGGGGCGCCGGACGCCCTGCCGGACCGCAAGTCGTTGACCGGGCTGCCCTGGTCGGTCTGCGACGTGCCCGACCCGGTCGACACGAAGCGTTCCAGCACCCGGGTGGTGATCGACCGTGCGCTGCCCGGCGGCACGCCGCTGGGCGACGGCGCGGCGCTGGTCGCGGTGGACGACCAGCAGTACGTGCTCACCAACAACACCCGGCTCCAGGTGCTCGGTGGGCCACGGACCAGCACTGCGTTGAATCTGCCCGACGCCGCGAAGCTGTGGGTCGGGCAGCAGCTGATCAACGCCGTACCGGCCGGGCCGCCGCTGCGCAAGCCGTCGCTGCCCGGCGAAGGTCAATCCAGCAGCCGGGACGTGGCCGGGCGGTCGTCCACCATCGGTCAGGTGTTCAGGGCCGCCGGGCGGCACTACGTACTGGCCCGGGAAGGCCTCGTCTCAATCAGTGAGATCACCGCGCTACTGATGGTCAGCGACGGCGGTCGGATCACCGACATCACGCCGAACCAGGCCGCCGATTCGTATGTCGAGCAACGGGTGGAGGAGGAAGGGCTGCCGCCGACGATGCCCACCTTCCACCAGACGGTTTCCGGTCAGACCGTGCTGTGCGCGACGTACCGGGCGGGCAGCGCGGGCGGCCCGCCGACCACCACCCTGGAGGTCTTCGACCGGGCGCCGGCCGAGCTGACCGCGAGCGATCCGGGGCTGGTGCCGGTGCGACAGACCAGGCGCGACGCCGTACGCACCGCCGAAGCAGTGCTGCTGCCCGGCGGGAAGGGTGTCATCGTGCAGGCCTCGCCCGGTGCCGGGACCAGCGGATCCGGTGCCGCCGGGTCGACGATCTACCTGATCACCCCGCAGGGCATCCGGTATCCGCTCGGCTCGGCGGCGACGCTGGGCGTACTCGGCTACGACGGGATCACCCCGCTGGCGGTGCCCGGCTCGCTGCTCTCGCTGATCCCGACCGGGCCCACGCTGAATTACGAGGACGCGCTGGCCGTCTTCTCACCCGAAGGGCCAGCCCCGACCGTACGGCCGTCGGCCGCGCCGCCGTCTCCGGCACTGCCGTCGGGGTCGACGTCCCCCGCGCCGCCTTCGGGGTCCGCGACGCCCTCGGGGTCGACGCCGTCCGTTCGGCCGTCCGGCTCGACGCCGTCCGCTCCGGTCAGCAGCGCTCCGCCGACCGGTGGGGCGGGGGGTGGGATGCCGATGGGATCGACCGGGGCCGACGGCTGA
- the eccCa gene encoding type VII secretion protein EccCa, which yields MSTVVFRRLPRQPGPALPRGEVLLESPPELPEPTPRGMGQLLMILPMFCGVGAMAFLYAGKGGGMMTYVAGGLFGVSMLGMAIGSLANSGGKDKAELNADRRDYMRYLAQMRKRTRRAAEQQRAAMAWRHPEPDALWSIAASRRLWERRITEDDFGETRIALGPQRLAVEIVPPETKPVEDLEPMSAIALRRFVRAHSTVPDLPTALSVRAFSRVVLRGDRDAVLDLTRAALGQLATFHAPDDLVIAVVAAPDRQSSWDWVKWLPHAHHSGRTDAAGARRLVFASLTEAEASLAGELAGRPRFAPEAKPLTTAPHLVVVIDGGEISPTCQLVGPGLLGATVIDLSGTVPRDAGRWLLCLDVADGSSLDLVRGSSSSPLGRPDQLSAEAAEGLARQIAPYRLSQQQASSDEPLARSTELPDLLGVGDAATVDIQNTWRPRGHRDRLRIPLGVGPDGNVVELDFKESAHEGMGPHGLVIGATGSGKSELLRTVVAALAVTHSSEELNFVLVDFKGGATFASLEALPHTSAVITNLADELPLVDRMRDALAGEMVRRQELLRAAGNYVSRFEYEKARAAGEPLAPMPSLLIICDEFSELLAAKPDFIDLFVMIGRLGRSLGVHLLLASQRLEEGKLRGLDTHLSYRIGLRTFSAVESRIVLGVPDAYELPNAPGHGYLKTDTSTMLRFRAAYVSGAYRAPGQQASASQALVQRRIVPYGLDFIPAQVPQTPVDTAPEPDQPADGKAVAMLDVLIDQLRGRGRPAHQVWLPPLADPPGLGELLGPLAVDPTYGLCTASWSGRGRLTVPVGVVDRPYEQSRDPMMVELAGAGGNVVIVGRSLGGKSTMLRTLLASLALTHTPREVQFFCLDFGGGALRSLERLPHMAGVAGRRDVEAVRRTVAEVVAVLDDRENRFAQHGIDSVASYRRRRAAGEFADDPFGDVFLVVDGWNTLRQEYEELEQTITTLANRGLGFGVHVVLTAMRWAEIRINMRDLLGTKLELRLGDASESEIDRRAAMNVPEKSPGRGLTRDKLHFLTAISRVDGRRDIEDLSEASLSLAGHVAANWPGRPAPKVRLLPRRLPVAELARIIDRSAPGLPIGVNESALAPVYLDLVNEPHLTVFGDAECGKTNLLRLIARGITERYTPAQARLVIADYRRGLLGAVEGDHLLDYAPSNQAFAQGLGSIRSALSNRLPGPDVTTAQLRDRSWWKGPDLYILVDDYDLVASGGSNPLSALHELLPQARDIGLHLIVTRRVGGVSRALYEPVLQRLRELDSPGLLMSGNREEGAVFGTLRPSPQPPGRGTLVRRRDGQQLIQTAWSEPS from the coding sequence GTGAGCACGGTGGTTTTCCGCCGGCTCCCGCGTCAGCCGGGGCCGGCCTTACCGCGCGGCGAGGTGCTGCTGGAGTCTCCTCCTGAGCTGCCCGAGCCGACGCCCCGCGGGATGGGGCAACTGCTCATGATCCTGCCGATGTTCTGCGGGGTCGGCGCGATGGCGTTCCTCTACGCCGGCAAGGGCGGCGGCATGATGACGTACGTCGCCGGTGGTCTGTTCGGTGTCTCGATGCTCGGCATGGCGATCGGTTCGCTGGCCAACAGCGGTGGCAAGGACAAGGCCGAGTTGAACGCGGACCGCCGCGACTACATGCGCTACCTGGCGCAGATGCGTAAGCGCACCCGCCGTGCCGCCGAGCAGCAGAGGGCCGCGATGGCCTGGCGACACCCGGAGCCCGACGCGCTCTGGTCGATCGCCGCATCCCGGCGGCTCTGGGAGCGACGGATCACCGAGGACGACTTCGGCGAGACCCGGATCGCGCTCGGCCCGCAGCGCCTGGCAGTGGAGATCGTCCCGCCGGAGACGAAGCCGGTGGAGGACCTGGAGCCGATGAGCGCCATCGCGCTGCGCCGCTTCGTACGCGCGCACTCCACCGTGCCCGACCTGCCGACGGCGTTGTCGGTGCGCGCGTTCAGCCGGGTGGTGCTGCGCGGCGACCGCGACGCCGTGCTCGACCTGACCCGGGCGGCGCTCGGGCAGTTGGCCACCTTCCACGCCCCGGACGACCTGGTGATCGCGGTGGTCGCCGCGCCCGACCGCCAGTCGTCCTGGGACTGGGTGAAGTGGCTGCCACACGCACACCACAGTGGCCGGACCGACGCGGCCGGCGCACGCCGGCTGGTCTTCGCCAGCCTGACCGAGGCTGAGGCGTCGCTCGCCGGTGAGCTGGCCGGGCGGCCTCGGTTCGCACCGGAGGCCAAGCCGCTGACGACCGCCCCGCACCTGGTCGTGGTGATCGACGGTGGCGAGATCTCGCCGACCTGCCAGCTGGTGGGCCCGGGGCTGCTCGGCGCCACCGTGATCGACCTCTCCGGGACGGTGCCGCGCGACGCCGGCCGCTGGCTGCTCTGCCTCGACGTGGCTGACGGAAGCTCGCTCGACCTGGTCCGGGGCAGCTCGTCGTCGCCGCTGGGTCGGCCCGACCAGCTCAGCGCCGAGGCCGCCGAGGGGTTGGCCCGCCAGATCGCCCCCTACCGGCTCTCCCAGCAGCAGGCCAGCAGCGACGAGCCGCTGGCCCGCAGCACGGAGCTGCCGGACCTGCTCGGCGTGGGTGACGCCGCGACGGTGGACATTCAGAACACCTGGCGTCCGCGTGGTCACCGGGACCGGCTGCGTATCCCGCTCGGCGTCGGCCCGGATGGCAACGTGGTCGAGCTCGACTTCAAGGAGTCGGCGCACGAAGGCATGGGCCCGCACGGTCTGGTGATCGGTGCTACCGGGTCCGGCAAGAGTGAGCTGCTCCGTACGGTGGTGGCCGCGTTGGCGGTGACCCACTCGTCGGAGGAACTGAACTTCGTCCTGGTGGACTTCAAGGGCGGCGCGACGTTCGCCTCGCTGGAGGCGCTGCCGCACACCAGCGCGGTGATCACCAACCTGGCCGACGAGCTGCCGCTGGTCGACCGGATGCGCGACGCCCTCGCTGGTGAGATGGTGCGCCGGCAGGAGCTGCTGCGGGCGGCCGGCAACTACGTCTCGCGCTTCGAGTACGAGAAGGCCCGTGCGGCCGGTGAGCCACTGGCCCCGATGCCCAGTCTGTTGATCATCTGCGACGAGTTCAGCGAATTGCTCGCCGCCAAGCCGGACTTCATCGACCTGTTCGTGATGATCGGCCGGTTGGGTCGATCGCTCGGCGTGCACCTGCTGCTGGCCAGCCAGCGGCTCGAAGAGGGCAAGCTGCGTGGCCTGGACACCCACCTGTCGTACCGGATCGGTCTGCGTACCTTCTCCGCCGTGGAGAGCCGGATCGTGCTCGGCGTGCCGGACGCGTACGAGCTGCCGAACGCGCCGGGCCACGGCTACCTGAAGACGGACACCAGTACGATGCTGCGGTTCCGGGCCGCGTACGTGTCCGGGGCGTATCGGGCGCCGGGGCAGCAGGCTTCCGCCTCGCAGGCGCTGGTGCAACGTCGGATCGTGCCGTATGGCCTCGATTTCATTCCGGCGCAGGTCCCGCAGACGCCGGTGGACACCGCTCCGGAGCCGGACCAGCCGGCCGATGGCAAGGCCGTGGCGATGCTCGACGTGCTGATCGACCAGCTCAGAGGTCGGGGCCGCCCTGCCCACCAGGTGTGGCTGCCACCACTGGCGGACCCGCCGGGTCTGGGCGAGCTGCTCGGCCCGCTGGCGGTCGACCCGACCTACGGGCTGTGCACGGCGTCCTGGTCCGGGCGCGGGCGGCTGACCGTGCCGGTCGGCGTGGTCGACCGCCCGTACGAGCAGAGCCGCGACCCGATGATGGTCGAGCTGGCCGGGGCCGGTGGCAACGTGGTCATCGTCGGTCGGTCACTGGGCGGCAAGAGCACGATGCTGCGTACGCTGCTCGCCTCGCTCGCGCTCACCCACACGCCACGTGAGGTGCAGTTCTTCTGCCTGGACTTCGGCGGGGGCGCGCTGCGCAGCCTGGAGCGCCTGCCGCACATGGCCGGGGTGGCCGGTCGCCGGGACGTCGAGGCGGTACGCCGGACGGTGGCTGAGGTGGTCGCCGTCCTGGACGACCGGGAGAACCGCTTCGCCCAGCACGGCATCGACTCGGTGGCCAGCTACCGTCGTCGCCGCGCCGCCGGCGAGTTCGCCGATGACCCGTTCGGTGACGTGTTCCTGGTGGTGGATGGCTGGAACACGCTGCGCCAGGAGTACGAGGAGCTGGAGCAGACCATCACCACGCTGGCCAACCGGGGCCTCGGCTTCGGCGTGCACGTGGTGCTCACCGCGATGCGGTGGGCGGAGATCCGGATCAACATGCGGGATCTGCTCGGCACCAAGCTGGAGCTGCGCCTCGGTGACGCGTCCGAGTCCGAGATCGACCGCCGCGCGGCGATGAACGTGCCGGAGAAGTCGCCCGGTCGCGGCCTGACCCGGGACAAGCTGCACTTCCTCACCGCGATCTCGCGGGTCGACGGCCGTCGGGACATCGAGGACCTGAGCGAGGCGTCGCTGTCCCTGGCCGGGCACGTGGCGGCGAACTGGCCTGGCCGTCCGGCGCCGAAGGTGCGGCTGCTGCCGCGCCGGCTGCCGGTGGCCGAGCTGGCCCGGATCATCGACCGGTCGGCGCCCGGTCTGCCGATCGGTGTCAACGAGTCCGCGCTCGCGCCGGTCTACCTGGATCTGGTCAACGAGCCGCACCTGACGGTCTTCGGCGACGCCGAGTGCGGCAAGACCAACCTGCTGCGGTTGATTGCCCGGGGCATCACTGAGCGGTACACGCCCGCTCAGGCCCGGCTGGTGATCGCCGACTACCGGCGTGGCCTGCTGGGGGCGGTGGAGGGCGATCACCTGCTCGACTACGCGCCGTCCAACCAGGCATTCGCCCAGGGCCTCGGCTCGATCCGCAGCGCGCTGTCCAACCGGCTGCCCGGCCCGGACGTGACCACCGCCCAGCTGCGCGATCGCAGCTGGTGGAAGGGCCCGGACCTGTACATCCTGGTGGACGACTACGACCTGGTGGCCTCCGGTGGCAGCAACCCGCTCAGCGCCCTGCACGAGTTGTTGCCGCAGGCGCGTGACATCGGTCTGCACCTGATCGTCACGCGTCGGGTCGGCGGGGTGTCCCGGGCGCTCTACGAGCCGGTGCTGCAGCGGCTGCGCGAGTTGGACTCGCCGGGCCTGCTGATGTCCGGCAACCGGGAGGAGGGCGCGGTCTTCGGTACGTTGCGGCCGAGCCCGCAACCGCCGGGCCGGGGCACCCTCGTCCGCCGCCGCGATGGCCAGCAGCTGATCCAGACCGCCTGGTCTGAGCCGTCCTGA
- a CDS encoding YkvA family protein has protein sequence MSRQAWVLVVIAGILAIATLVGAVVLAVRVVRTRRLLTGLGAGGKIAFYGALIYTIFPIDVLPDPIYLDDMGVLAAALIYLTRLVHQRRAADRQLPGQPDAPPERDRVRRRVP, from the coding sequence ATGTCCCGACAGGCGTGGGTCCTCGTGGTGATCGCCGGCATCCTGGCGATCGCCACACTGGTCGGTGCCGTGGTGCTGGCGGTGCGGGTGGTGCGTACGCGACGGCTGCTGACCGGGCTCGGCGCGGGCGGCAAGATCGCCTTCTACGGGGCGCTGATCTACACGATCTTCCCGATCGACGTGCTCCCGGATCCGATCTACCTGGATGACATGGGTGTCCTGGCCGCCGCGCTGATCTACCTCACCCGGCTGGTGCACCAACGCCGGGCGGCGGATCGCCAACTGCCCGGTCAGCCGGACGCCCCGCCGGAGCGGGACCGGGTACGCCGCCGCGTGCCATGA
- the eccD gene encoding type VII secretion integral membrane protein EccD: MATKTATGGLSRITIVAPRTRMDLALPSDVPMADLLPTLLRYAGEDMADEGARHGGWALSRLGGAPLDGGRTAAQLSVRDGEVLYFNPRSAAAPEIVFDDVVDAVATATNQRPGAWQVGATRSFAVLFAAAALGAGALAALFAGPPHLPGAVAALLVAVALLVGAAVLSRAAGDSRTGAVLAMVGLAYAATGGLLLLAGDRPLTELASPHVLLAATAAVVAGAVAVLAVGDRYPLFFAAIGVGAATGLGAMLCLVFGLDAPASAAVVAAVAFGVMPALPMAAYRLARLPVPSIPTGPDDLKTDSESVDGRQVLQQSERADQFLTGLLWTVSLLVLGAQLVLALDGRLSAVLLCLVLALLSLLRARPLLGRAQRTPVLLAGTVGLGLAAAATFAGGSLPVRLGLILGGLVLAAVVSLIYGLTVAGKRISPVWGRLLDIAEILLIISLVPLAFWVCGLYGWIVNLRP; the protein is encoded by the coding sequence GTGGCGACGAAGACGGCGACCGGTGGTCTGAGCCGGATCACCATCGTGGCTCCCCGTACCCGGATGGACCTGGCGCTGCCATCGGACGTGCCGATGGCCGATCTGCTGCCCACCCTGCTGCGCTACGCCGGTGAGGACATGGCCGACGAGGGTGCGCGGCACGGCGGCTGGGCTCTGTCCCGGTTGGGCGGTGCACCCCTGGACGGCGGGCGCACCGCTGCGCAGCTCAGCGTCCGTGACGGTGAGGTGCTCTACTTCAATCCCCGGTCCGCGGCGGCCCCGGAAATCGTCTTCGACGACGTGGTGGACGCGGTCGCGACTGCGACAAATCAACGCCCCGGCGCCTGGCAGGTCGGCGCGACCCGGTCCTTCGCGGTGCTCTTCGCCGCGGCGGCGCTCGGCGCGGGCGCGCTGGCCGCGCTCTTCGCCGGCCCGCCGCACCTGCCCGGCGCGGTGGCGGCCCTGCTTGTCGCGGTGGCGCTGCTGGTAGGCGCGGCGGTGCTGTCCAGGGCCGCCGGTGACAGCCGCACCGGCGCGGTGCTGGCCATGGTCGGCCTGGCGTATGCCGCCACCGGCGGCCTGCTGCTGCTCGCCGGCGATCGACCGCTGACCGAGCTGGCCAGTCCGCACGTCCTGCTCGCGGCGACCGCTGCGGTGGTCGCCGGTGCGGTAGCCGTACTGGCGGTCGGCGACCGGTACCCACTCTTCTTCGCCGCGATCGGGGTGGGGGCCGCGACCGGCCTGGGCGCGATGCTGTGTCTGGTTTTCGGCCTCGACGCGCCAGCCTCCGCCGCGGTGGTGGCGGCGGTCGCGTTCGGCGTGATGCCGGCGTTGCCGATGGCGGCCTACCGGCTGGCCCGACTGCCGGTGCCGTCGATCCCGACCGGTCCGGACGACCTGAAGACCGACAGCGAGTCGGTGGATGGCCGGCAGGTGCTCCAGCAGAGTGAACGCGCCGACCAGTTCCTGACGGGTCTGCTGTGGACGGTGTCCCTGCTGGTGCTGGGCGCGCAACTGGTGCTGGCGCTGGACGGGCGCCTGTCGGCGGTGCTGCTGTGCCTGGTGCTGGCCCTCCTCTCGCTGCTCCGGGCCCGACCGCTCCTGGGCCGCGCCCAGCGCACCCCGGTGCTGCTGGCCGGCACCGTGGGGCTGGGTCTGGCCGCCGCGGCCACCTTCGCCGGTGGGTCGCTGCCGGTCCGGCTCGGCCTGATCCTCGGCGGGCTGGTGCTGGCCGCCGTGGTCAGCCTGATCTACGGTCTGACCGTCGCCGGCAAGCGCATCTCGCCGGTCTGGGGCCGGCTGCTCGACATCGCCGAGATCCTGCTGATCATCTCGCTGGTCCCGCTCGCCTTCTGGGTCTGCGGCCTCTACGGCTGGATCGTCAACCTCCGGCCCTGA